The Parasedimentitalea marina genome window below encodes:
- the repC gene encoding plasmid replication protein RepC, which translates to MAFLQAAAPTGLRSDPLLSADNAIPERHIVVATLRNAAPRLGLSTSVLTTLDAMLSCLAPKRNHHTVFASNATLTFRRNGISDRTIRRHAAALQEIGLLVRRDSPNGKRFTKHSRHDGKALRFGFDLTPLFERLHEIAALAAEVLRERDQIDYVRSKIRSAANHSLQHDPNNIHALNTLRVLRRKLSLTDCEKLLADQPLATVQAEAEDDIVDASTATLAASDGQNVRHYHRSNKEDIDKEEKPVTTDTPGQNQGNEITIPELLRACPEASQFALDKVTTHHDVIAHARTLAPMLGINNHSYDAAQLRLGAMGAAMTVWAIMQFHEKIKSVGAYFRSLTTGAKSADFSPEKLVKRLASSQTQLA; encoded by the coding sequence ATGGCATTTCTTCAAGCAGCTGCGCCCACTGGGTTGCGGTCCGATCCACTATTGTCCGCGGACAATGCGATTCCTGAACGCCACATTGTCGTTGCGACCCTTCGCAATGCGGCCCCCCGATTGGGCCTAAGCACCTCAGTGCTTACGACCCTTGATGCGATGCTTTCGTGTTTGGCACCGAAACGCAATCACCACACAGTCTTTGCATCTAACGCCACGCTCACATTTCGGCGCAATGGTATTTCAGACAGAACGATACGGCGGCACGCCGCAGCCCTACAAGAGATCGGCCTGTTGGTTCGCCGCGACAGCCCAAATGGAAAGCGGTTCACCAAGCACAGCCGCCACGACGGCAAAGCTCTCCGGTTTGGGTTTGACCTAACACCCCTGTTTGAGCGCCTACATGAGATCGCCGCACTGGCCGCTGAGGTCCTACGGGAACGCGATCAAATTGATTACGTGCGGTCCAAAATTCGCTCTGCTGCCAATCATTCCCTACAGCACGACCCTAACAATATACATGCGCTCAATACCCTACGTGTTCTTCGCCGTAAGCTGTCTCTCACTGACTGCGAAAAACTTCTTGCAGACCAACCCCTGGCCACCGTCCAAGCTGAAGCAGAGGATGATATTGTCGACGCATCAACAGCAACTCTGGCCGCCAGTGACGGTCAAAATGTCCGCCACTATCATAGGTCAAATAAAGAAGATATTGATAAAGAAGAAAAGCCTGTGACAACAGACACCCCTGGACAGAACCAGGGCAATGAAATCACCATCCCTGAGCTACTAAGGGCTTGCCCAGAAGCCTCCCAGTTTGCATTAGATAAAGTTACAACTCATCATGATGTTATCGCACATGCGCGAACACTTGCTCCAATGCTTGGCATCAACAATCACAGCTATGATGCTGCGCAGCTCCGTCTCGGAGCAATGGGAGCTGCCATGACCGTCTGGGCAATCATGCAGTTTCATGAAAAAATTAAGTCCGTTGGCGCGTATTTCCGTTCACTGACTACTGGTGCAAAGAGCGCGGATTTCAGCCCTGAAAAACTAGTCAAGCGCCTTGCTTCAAGTCAGACCCAGCTTGCATAG